The DNA window atgacatgatctagtgggtctgtcatctttaatgtgcgcgttcgtgatttcaggaggcgtggctttggacagcaggggagggattgtatttgaaatattatgctaaccagttagcattttggcagatcacccactgcagctttaactgatgtcacactaaagctccaatctgtcagaagtcaaactaTGGCATTTAAATGTGGTCAGTAATAAAGTTgaacttattgtggtattttcagtATTTTTGCTAGTAagatttggaggggctcaaaaaaataagccaatgttgttcttgaaagtacctttttgTCCCTGAAAAAGTACATAGTCaatggcataaagacacacttAAGGGaaggttttcactcatcaaaacaactaattgataaaagacaccaaacatcccctaaaaggtcattcagggtgaccATAAcagtttaaatatctaaaaaatactattccttcattttcttttcggcttagtccctttattattaaacGCCACGGCGGAATTGacctaccaacttatccagcacaattttacgcagcggatgaccttccggccgcaacccatctctaggaaacatccatacacactcattcacactcatacactacggaaaacttagcctgcccaattcacctgtacagcatgtctttggacttgtgggggaaaccagagcacccggaggaaaacccacgcgaatgcagtgagaacatgcaaactccacacagaaacgccaactgacccagctgaggctcgaaccagtgaccttttcctgctgtgaggcaacggcactacctactgcgtcacctaaaaatattgtatgtatggcaaatttatatcctaaatagagggtctcatcaccacaatttatttgtgtcttttgacaaccaaagagtgcttaaacaGTCGGAAGTCTAAAAAGAAAGAGATgcttgcttagcatggcacaaggtccattaggccttgttttattggatttggcaaccaaagtatggagtccctaaagagataattcaccctaaaaatgaaaatgcactcaccatttactgacctacatgcatgtatttctacacgtttattcatacgtttgcatcactgagagcaggagagagacaggctgcactagtAAAcagtaacgttatcttcataacattgtttgattaaaataaatgattaacaaatgagtctgtctcgacagcctttacaagtgaaggaattatctacacacaatctaaattcccaattagaataatactgcaaactatataatactattcatggaaatacctaaataacagactaatccaaatgcccaacacaagcctGCAGTCCCATtgagcaacttgatagcaaccgtctttttaaagaagcgtaaccgattgaaaaattcaagagtgtgctgtaactgatgtgttttatgtcgtagaacaaaacgtgaaagtattttgagtttgtgttagccacgaaccttatttaagcgattttactgaaacccaattgagaaaacccattgactttgggacgagggaaccggaactgctaaaattctaactcgcttacaggtttttgcatacaaattgacgtcatagttcctccactcaattaggagtaggctagcctcaacaagactgactgctcatttcgtctacatctaggcctattaAACTACGTGCTTTAAcataggccaacgaactgcagtacagacaccaattctcacttaagctcatttcagggtatgattagacctgtccagtttcatctggaatgcatcccagatgaccttctgaagtggtttgagcgatcggatggatatctgatcagaacaaaaaaacgaatgaagtgagcaaacagcctcaaaaacacagacgtgacaggaatatatattgaatataaatgtattatattaattatttgataaatatataatataaaattacataaaataattaaaaggacaaatgctggaccttttggcaacactttttcagtttaggtcacaattcacagtattaacaaacaattaaactaacactactagcttaataaactaactagctgtttattaataattagtaaggtacaAATTGGGTTTAtgtttaggttagggttaggcatgcccccacccccggctacgggcatgatgtagtggagtagcaagtaacatgctattaggtcATGTGACCGCTAcatggcgatcttggataataagaagcttaccaccactaggagtttgtcagagcAGTGTGTCCTAGATGGGCTCACTTTCTGTTCTAATGTCCCACATTTGTCTTTAATCATATTCATCTGATCTATTCCCGAGGCTGTCTGCTCCAATGAGGTGTCTcttcagcgctcaccatgacaacgagactcaaAGCAGTGACGTCGCATTGTAAACATTTGCATCTGCATCGTCGGTTCTCTCTCAGTGTTGTCATTTCGCTCAGTGTTGCTGTTTGTACTTcaccaaggtgagttcaataccgacAGTACGGGTGGAGCCACGCCAAtctcacgaagtccgcttcgtgaAGCTTCACTCTGGCCCGTCTGTGCTGTAGCTCCTCGCGGTTTGCGTACATAAACGCAATATCGCGAAGaatattacgtgtttgttgctcgaaTTGTGCCGCCGAGCATCATTTCCGTGAACACTGGCACGGACTGGCGCCCGGTTAGCtcgtgcactccctggggcgTGCGGCTTGTGAACCCTAGGCAGGGATCAGTACAAGCCGtgaggaccctcagggaaacacttgaggccggtagtgggaccccgctgcgagggttatggtgggtagGAGCAGCGAGGGCCACTCAttgtctattttaaactatagtttaaaactttagtttactacAGTTTAAAATAGAAACCATGTTAATGTTTTAACTGTATGCCTGGCTGttataatgttttgctttgtttttcagcagagttgttgagcaaagaaggactttTGAAGACAACCGTTGAAGACACCCGTGGGTTGTATTCATGAGCatgcgcattataatgtttccgtgctgttttctgaaagtttatCTTGTTTAGATAAATTTGCAGGTCAAACCAAATAAACTATACTCTAAACACctgtcttgtgttttatttgtcctctacagcaatacagtcatataagtctgttgaatgcttTTATGCAACATGGTTCAACAGTTACCGTAagtagtctaacaaataaatgattgttttaaatgtaccttcattagtcaacatttggtttAGGTAATTAAAAGGTAATCAACGATGTCTAAAGACATAAcggtaatgttatgtaatgttgttacataactgtatttattattattcagtatgtTTAAGACCATGCAGCAGATTAtgatatatatttaacatgtcatgaacttacagTTATTCAAGAATCATAAGACAAGAAtgggttttgttttggttttatggcAAACTACtttaggttttaggttgactacaGCAGGTTTAGGGTAGCAATATCATAATATTGGTAGTCAGGgttattttaatgacccaaatcaagtAAAATGTGTCTTACTCGAGtacttttagcatgcaaaagtcaaattatATAAATGcagtttccaacaacaaaattttgtcgtTGAAATTGACCAGTGGGTGGTGAGAAAAAAATTTAATgtcaagttttatatatatatatatatatatatatatatatatatatatatatatatatatatatatatatatatatatatatatatatatatatatatatataagaagttaaacaagttgtttttatttacacacattctTTTATTAAAATAGGGTATACATAATTGGGTTTTATATTTTTTGGCTCAATAATTATAACTTTTTAGTCTACTCATTTTGATGTAAACATAATAGTACAAAAAGAAGAGTCATGTATTGTAAAacagatatttataaaaaatccatagtggaatggaacataacaaccatggtttctgcaggtgtcagtcactatttcaaatgtatgacttttaagtattttttttattaataaaatttcagTCTTATACAGGACTACATGCTAAGGATGTTTTAATTGttgttcccaaacttttcagcccccAAGCCTCAAAATAACATTGCCTGTGACTCGTGACCCCAACAttcctcagaggtggttataaatatacaaattttgCACACACAACAATTGACCTATATAAACATGTGCATattacacaaaaaagtgcaacagacTTAACAATCATAGGCTTtatataatgatttatttatttgtttaatttattattaacttcACCTCAAtgagactggtggacagcatgttttcagcacaagtcaattggtttaattttggagatcatcctcaatgttcagttgtggcctgtgtttaTTTTCAATGCATTTGCTTCCTATAAAGGAGCCAGAAAGTTTAACTTGGTGCTACAAAAATCAgtctgtgttgttaatctaacataCTATTCAATCTAATGCACAATCCTATGACAAAAAATGAAAGGATGAGGTCTTTttttgcatgttgttgctttttatgtaactatttactatttttatttactgtGGGTTATgggtaaatattaattaatactatttgatttaaatactgcattaactagtcagatgtcatcataaccacacttttgatgtactaaaaatgtttcctaaaaaattgcaagaacaaaaattaaaacaagactaatttttaaaatacaaatttattacatcgtATACAATATCATTAGGagaaaatagcaatctgttaacgttttaaagtaaaaaaaaaaaaactgtagcctactcTCATTCATTAGACagaaaacaaactggccagcacatgcAAATGccctcagtcacaatttggccattttaataaaataataataataaaaaaaaacaataattataaattcTGCAGAATTTATctggaaaaaaatacatttgaaaattcctggatatcaacaatagccaaaatattttcaaattaatttaatatggtcTGATTCTGGTGCtccacacctttttattgctcatttttattttagaaatagaTTAGTGAACAAGGAGACCACAATTAAATAGAATGTAAATATTAGAGTAGGGTACTCTGCAACAAATAAGGCAGGgataataagacaaaaaatctgaAGAAATACATTTTAGAACTCAGATTAAGTAATTTATTTCAGACAAATAGTTATTGAAATTCAAAATACACCACTCCCGTTTTAAAAAGGGCATACTTTAAAGTGCTGTGTGCATTATACATGGTTTCCTGACTGCCAATTGGTTACTGTTATATAAGAAAGCTACTGCACACAGACAGACTCTCTTATACAGCGCCTTTGCACGTCACAGAAGTTAGCTGTTTCATCATCCTAGGGGTTTTGATAGAATACGAATTGGTAGAGTAAAATATTTCAAtgcaattaaataaacataattgatgtaatatatcaatattttaacccacggaataaaaaaaaaaaacacagcccACAGCAAGTGGTTAAAACTAGCCCCATTCTGCAGGAAACTGCAGGCTTGTTAACCCTGGTACAGCTCTTGATTTACACttcaataaccttttttttttttaaattttgttactTTCTTAAGTTATCAGCAAAATTGTTGACATTTATTTTGATTGTACTTCTATTCTTTTGTTACAGTTAATTTTTTCTAGAACTTtagttttttaatatgtattccCTTTTTGATTGATATTTTTGCCTCTCATGTTGCCctatctttctgtgtgtctgttttgttGGTTCCTGAGTAATCCCTGACAACGGATTCTTCAGTTCTGACAGACCTTCTGGTGCTTCACGAGTTACCTTTTCCAATGTGAAGCCTGTGGTTCCTTGAGCTGCTACCTAGATTGGAGCTCCCACTTTCTTGACCAGCCAGTTTTCCTATATGTGCCCTGCCCTATTGTGTCTTCCTGCCTCATCCTCTTGTGTTcctgttttgtaaataaactgtacCCTGTTCATACTGCTTCTGGGTCCTCCCTTAAAAAGCAGTGACAGACAACATTCATTTTTGAAAGGTAAGACAtctgttttaaaaataagtcagatctaaaatctaattaaaatgttTGATTGCTCCTGTTTCACTTTTTGTAGTGAACCTTTGTAGTAGCATTttagaaataaacatgattaaGGTTTTGCATTATTTTCACACCGTTTCTCTTGACCAGCGAATCAGAGTTGTCAGCTGGACAGTGCTTTTCTCCATTTTCAGAGCTGGTGTGTCAAATCAAGtctaataatgaaaaaaagaacTCATATGTGCAAAAAGTGTGGAGCAATGATTGGACTTTCCATTCTGTGCACGGGACAGGctttaaactcatatttttttgAGACGTTGACAAAGGGCTCTGTTTTTAATGGTCCATGCACAAAatggaaagcgcagggcgcaaacgcattcaggacgtgtcagaatccacttttgctaatttaaggacgggaaaacccgctttgcgccgtggcgcatggtctaaaagggttgagtttattttcttagtcagttataggtgtgttttgagaataaaccaatcagagtctcatctcccattacctttaagagccagctgagTCGCAccataagcacatttgctatttacaggacgtaaggtaagtgtaagtgaaaaaactgagcatttcacaagcaaacagttaacagtttttttgacagaaaacagttgaacagagcatctaccgcgtgagaatgagagataaattatctactttcacttaaGCTCTCgtagatagggaaacctttatgcacagacatcaattagcctataaataattaattttgtttgttaagcgcaaagatttgtttcaaaactatttctaaatttagttctaatttccagaaaatgaataaatgaacaataataacgaagtgtgttcaaaaacctgagttatatcctaaaacacatgctgtgccccatatggtctaaaacctgacaggtgggcaaatctaagcttgtttttaataaaacaaatataaatatggatataataaataatactgctaataataatattatacaaaagcaaattgaactgaaaaagcctcccgagatggaggcataaaagcagtggtttttcatatttatgtaggctagaaaataatatgttttgtaatattttaatccattatatttatatcctatatattcttattatatccttaatatttaaaattttatatgtaaagatatttgcgtattgctctacatcttgtgtgttaggctattaagcagtgtgtaagcgaggcgcaactctgagctggagtttagactgggtttgttttggtctaatgaaaaatctattatagtttctcaaaatagcaacgcgccagcagtgtgcctcagaacgccttctttTTTAGACTACAACACCTATGTGCGcacatgagcgcaaatgcatttgctatttaaacaacgtggtgcaaaacagcaaaacggcacttgcgtcaagctgaaactagcaaataacatttgcaacgcgccttgcgccgcattgttccgggtgtatgatagggccctaaaggGTGCTGTTAAACGTCAGTATTCAGGGTACCCCTGGGATCCTCCAAATGAAATTCAaggctttttaagaccatttcaaatgaaattcAATGCCAACTTCGTACTCATTCCGACAGAAGTATAAGGGGAAAATGGCAAACCTGTATAAATTGTGAACTctagaaaataattatatataagtgAGCTACtggaattaaataatacattttattttaactatcAGTTATATTCAATCGTCGTCCACCCTGTAGCGAATATGAAGGTCCAACTGCTTACTTTTCGTCATCTTATTGAGACTCTTGTCAAACATGACCACAATCCCATTGGCCTTATTTACCTGGTCAGTCAGTTCTTTAGTTATAAAAGGAGCTGATACAAATTTAGTAATATATGCAGTTTTGTTGCTTCCACATGAGAATGTAGCTGCAACCTCAGAGTCAGCAAACATGGTTTTGAAGTTCTCATTCGATGTGTAAGAGTGGTGCTCAGAGATTGTTTTAAAGACCTACATCACCTCTGCCCGCAAAGTTGTTGTTAAGCCACAGTAAGGATAGGATGTTCCTTGGCTGTGGTGGCAATGCTTCCAATGTAGAAATTTCTTCATTACTGATAGCCAACCTGTTTCAGTAATCGAAGAGGTCTCCGGTGCACAGAACTGCACAATAGCTGGCTGGAGCTGACGAGCAGTACTACACACGGTGTGTTTGGCACTCCTCATATGGGAGTCTAGAGCCCACATCGTCGCTAGCTTAAAAGATTTCTGGCACCAACAGCAGTAGGCGTTGTGGTCATTTCCAGTCACAGGCTTGACTTAAACGTAATTTGGATTTCTTGGCCACAACAGATAAAACCGACACTTTCCCATTTTAGCTGACAAACTAGGCTAGCAACAATCTTGTTCTGTACCTCACTTGTCTAGTAACCATAGTAACGGGTGCTCACGCTTTCGCACTTTCTGCTATGACGTGCATGAATTTTTAATTAGCCTACATTAGTAACAGTTCATTTTGTTATGGTATGTACTTAATCCtaggaaaggcaaaaataaatgaataaaataagaccTTTTTAATGAAATTAAGGACTTTGTAAACCATATTCAAGGCCTTAATTTGAGATGATCAAATTTAAGACTATTTCAATGCTTTTAGGACCCCGCGGGTACTCTAgtattaaatcatgttcataCGCCTTACACTCGTCCCATTTAAcatgcagtattttttttttctctcccaaaataaaatcattttcctAACTTATTTGACTGAGCGAGGATGTTTAGCCTCACCACTGCGGACATGATGCACAATGAGCATTTGTGCATGTCTGGGGGTGGGGGAAGTGAACAGAAATCATAATTACTTTGCTGATTTCATTTCCATTCGAATGTATaatttttaacaacaaaataaatatcttAACACAAAAAGATGAATTTACCCATcttataattataaatacaacTGCTGCAGAGGCCACTCATTTGGCATCATGCAAAAGTAGCTTTTTCAGTCTTTATGATGTCAAAGATGTGTGTAGCTGGAGATGATCTGTTCTAGTGCCGTAAAACTGTCCAGAAAATCCTCCTCCGAGATTCCAAACTTTGTATACTGGTGAATATAGGCCCTACAAGAAAACAAGCGCATTTTTATGAAGCAATAAAGTTAGCCAAATTTTGCTATTCAAATGTCTTTCTCACCTTGAAGCAAACATGTTCCAAGCCTTTCTAACTATATTGTCCAGGGGTTTCAGAAGCGACTGGCTGTTACTGACCAAAGTGGCCGACTTCTCATATCCATTGAACGGTATAGGCGAGCTCCATGTGCTGAAACTATTCTCTGCTTTAAGCCACGGCACATATAACAAGGGATCCTTAAATCCATCTGTTGATTGAAGAATTCTTGCTTGTTAGCTTCTCATTCAGGTCACTTATAAAATATCATTTTTCTAAACTAACCTTTACTCATTGTGATAAGCGATATTATTGTCATATTGAGATTattttaggtcacactttatttcgaTAGTACGttagttgaatttaagttacatcgcatctacatgccaacaatTTCTCATTAgactataagtagactgttgggttgggcttagggttagtgtaagttgacatgtacttgcaaagttacttatagtcagttaaatgtctgttgaaggagaagtatcagcagatattaagcagatagtctactaatactttaatggactatcaaaataaatatcCCTCATTATCTCATTTTATGCcactaataatataattattatacagCAGAATAGTAATGTAAATAGTCATAAACATTTTCAAAAGACAAATTATTTAGATCtgtaatttgatgttaaaaaggtaCAAGTATGTTAAAAAGGTTAATGTTAAAATTTCCTATATACACACTACTAAATGTCCTATTAGgtaaatgtacaattaaaaacCTCAACACCGTGTTTAAggttatttgtgaatttgtaaatatttattacaagactaaaaatgattgaggtcatgtccatatAAGTCCTAGGTCTATTGATAACCAAACTttttcccattgacttccactgtatagaaaaaaaaaacttctactgAAATTGATGGGAACTATTTTAAGAGTAAATAATttcttctaaaaataaaaaactatttcagCCTCCTGTTTATGTTTAGCTATTTGTCTTAAGACGCAATGAaaagaaacaatttattaatataaaagtaaaattactttttttttttacaaaaggagTCTAAGAAAAAAAATCCTGGAATAAATTTCTGATGGTACTGAACATGATGTGTTTATACAAAAGTAATTGAAAGAAGTGTTCCGTAAAGTCTAACCAAGAATGTTCTCCGATTAAAATAATGCATGTAAATGGCTGGAAGTATATTGGAAGTCCACTCGCCTGTAACTGCAGTAGACACGTCTTTCCCTCTAAGTATTAAAAGATTAGCCAGTGACGAATTGAAACTTTTATGCCTGATGTTTGTCACACTCTCTGCTCCAGATAGGACCACTGATGGGACATTCACCGTCCAGTCAATCCCTTTAAGAAAGATTTTTTTAGTTGATAATTGATGAAAGGCTTGTTTCACATACAAAGAAATTACATTTACTCAACGTTTACTCAATCTCAGGTgaaaaaaagaagatatattaaagaatgttggaaactggcacAAAAAAGAGAGGATGTCAATGGccaccagtttccaacattctttaaaatatctgttttcaaggaaacttaaacaggtttagaacaagtaaataGTAAATGATGAGTTTTTATTTTGGGTAACTATCCCTTAATGTAATATGTAAAccccggtcagatcacatgaAT is part of the Danio rerio strain Tuebingen ecotype United States chromosome 15, GRCz12tu, whole genome shotgun sequence genome and encodes:
- the tubd1 gene encoding tubulin delta chain isoform X2, with the translated sequence MELVIVQNYNSVLTLSHLYQLSDAILVHENDTVHKICSQLMNIKHISISDINKVISHQLASVLQPVYTAHSPDYYSRNPIGELLTSLVCHPEYKLLSLCNIPQMSSTSLAYSVFNWPGLLKHLRQMLIASARMEEGIDWTVNVPSVVLSGAESVTNIRHKSFNSSLANLLILRGKDVSTAVTDGFKDPLLYVPWLKAENSFSTWSSPIPFNGYEKSATLVSNSQSLLKPLDNIVRKAWNMFASRAYIHQYTKFGISEEDFLDSFTALEQIISSYTHL